In Natranaeroarchaeum aerophilus, one genomic interval encodes:
- a CDS encoding XapX domain-containing protein, protein MNVTLTALAMLTGLLAGALFSYLQIPIPAPPELPGLMGIVGIYAGYKLIQWLGVGFDLLAALGLE, encoded by the coding sequence ATGAACGTTACGCTGACAGCTCTTGCGATGCTTACCGGACTCCTTGCGGGCGCACTATTTAGCTACCTCCAGATTCCGATCCCCGCACCACCGGAACTACCCGGTTTGATGGGTATCGTTGGGATCTACGCGGGGTACAAACTAATTCAGTGGCTCGGGGTCGGCTTCGATCTGCTCGCTGCACTCGGTCTCGAATAA
- a CDS encoding redoxin domain-containing protein yields MIDTGDDAPDFTAPLATGDIESVTLSEELDSGPIVLAFFPGAFTSICTDEMCAFQDQLASFEDVGATVYGISRDTPFALNEFRSQNDLEFGLVSDLNREIIDDYGVSMDFTDMGVNGVAKRSVFIVDADGRITYRWIGDNPGVEPDYDAVAQAAAAAVEN; encoded by the coding sequence ATGATAGATACGGGAGATGACGCACCTGACTTTACTGCACCACTTGCAACCGGCGACATCGAGTCGGTAACACTCTCGGAGGAACTCGACAGTGGTCCAATCGTACTTGCGTTCTTCCCGGGCGCGTTCACGAGTATCTGTACCGACGAGATGTGTGCATTCCAGGACCAGCTCGCGTCATTTGAGGATGTCGGAGCGACGGTGTACGGCATCAGCCGGGATACTCCATTTGCGCTCAACGAGTTCCGCAGTCAGAACGACCTCGAGTTCGGGCTTGTGAGCGATCTGAACCGGGAGATTATCGATGACTACGGCGTCTCGATGGACTTTACCGACATGGGTGTCAACGGCGTTGCCAAGCGATCGGTGTTCATCGTCGACGCCGATGGACGAATCACCTACAGGTGGATCGGTGACAACCCTGGCGTCGAACCCGACTACGACGCAGTTGCTCAGGCTGCTGCTGCGGCTGTGGAGAACTGA
- a CDS encoding TrmB family transcriptional regulator — protein sequence MTVTSRSAEAEVEPLPEELESAQAKLVYLCLRQFENGATIDQIQSQVDITKLALHSLLRSLSGKGYVRCEDGCYYPERSD from the coding sequence ATGACAGTCACGTCCCGTAGTGCGGAAGCGGAAGTCGAGCCGCTTCCCGAGGAGTTGGAGTCTGCGCAGGCAAAGCTCGTGTATCTCTGCCTGCGACAGTTCGAGAACGGCGCGACAATCGATCAGATCCAATCGCAGGTCGACATTACCAAGCTGGCACTGCACAGCCTGTTACGGTCACTCTCCGGCAAGGGATATGTTCGATGCGAGGACGGATGCTACTACCCCGAGCGAAGCGACTAA
- the tatA gene encoding twin-arginine translocase TatA/TatE family subunit → MAVEITPLFAVPGGMELVVVLLIAVLLFGANKIPKLARSTGEAMGEFQKGREEVEQELQEIREGADVDTDIDTDIDTDLDTDTTTSSADTEAETETETDK, encoded by the coding sequence ATGGCAGTTGAAATCACACCGCTGTTCGCTGTGCCCGGCGGGATGGAGCTGGTGGTGGTCTTACTCATCGCTGTACTCTTGTTCGGTGCAAACAAGATCCCGAAACTCGCTCGGTCGACCGGCGAAGCGATGGGGGAGTTCCAGAAGGGCCGAGAGGAAGTAGAACAGGAACTACAGGAAATCCGAGAGGGAGCCGATGTCGACACGGACATCGATACGGACATCGACACCGACCTCGACACTGACACGACCACGTCGAGCGCCGACACCGAAGCTGAAACCGAGACGGAGACGGACAAGTAG
- a CDS encoding HD domain-containing protein, producing MSDSDHRVYSPAEDHAFPDERVNEVLERIHQDTEIQTYLEAQNVNPVDRMRYNDHGAKHIEIVQHRALCLYNLLKSAGVEFNGARQQGLDEADEPVIIALAATLHDIGHVVHRDDHAYYSLPLAADILGRLLDEFYDVSDAIRIKGEVLHAILCHHSSETPLTTEAGVIRVADALDMERGRSRVPYEDGGRGINTISSRAIDTVSLRPGEERSVLVEIRMTNAAGVYQVDNLLKRKLKNSRLEDHIRIVAINAREDEDRLVERIEL from the coding sequence ATGTCCGACTCCGACCATCGCGTGTACTCGCCCGCGGAGGATCATGCTTTCCCCGACGAGCGAGTTAACGAGGTTCTCGAACGAATCCACCAGGATACGGAGATACAGACCTATCTCGAGGCTCAGAACGTCAACCCCGTCGATCGAATGCGGTACAACGACCACGGAGCGAAACACATCGAGATCGTTCAGCATCGCGCGCTTTGTCTCTACAATCTCCTGAAATCCGCCGGTGTCGAATTCAACGGTGCCCGGCAGCAGGGTCTCGACGAAGCCGACGAACCCGTTATCATCGCGCTTGCCGCAACGCTCCACGATATCGGTCATGTCGTCCACCGCGACGATCACGCGTACTACTCGCTCCCGCTCGCTGCGGATATCCTCGGTCGCCTCCTCGACGAGTTCTACGACGTGTCTGATGCCATTAGGATCAAAGGCGAAGTACTCCACGCGATCCTCTGCCATCACAGCTCCGAGACGCCGCTGACGACCGAGGCAGGTGTGATTCGCGTCGCCGACGCGCTCGATATGGAACGAGGACGCTCACGCGTCCCGTACGAGGATGGTGGCCGCGGAATCAACACGATCTCCAGTCGGGCAATTGACACCGTCTCACTCCGACCCGGCGAGGAGCGGTCCGTCCTCGTGGAGATCAGGATGACCAATGCCGCTGGCGTCTACCAGGTGGATAACCTGCTCAAACGGAAACTAAAAAACTCTCGGCTTGAAGATCATATCCGAATCGTCGCTATCAACGCCCGCGAAGACGAGGACCGGCTGGTCGAACGGATCGAGCTCTGA